The segment GCGCACGCTGATGCGCCGGCCCGCCGCGTCCTCCGGCAGCGTCTGGATGCGCTCGATGTGGGGCTTGGCCTCTGCGGGCACCAGCTGCATGAGGACTTGGGCCCGCAGCGGATGCACGGCGCTGACCAGGTCCACCAGGTGGTGCAGCGGCATTTCGGCCAAAATGGCGCGGGCGTGGTCTTCGCCGACGTGATCGAGCAGGCTGTACTGCAGATCGTAATCCAGGTGCTCCAGCGCTTCGGCGGCCTGGCGGGCGGGCATGCGCGCCAGCAGTTCCAGGCGCTGGTCATGCTCGAGCTGCTGGAGAATGTAGGCGACGTCGAACGGCTGCAGCTCGTCGAGGAGTTCTTCCAGCGTTTCGGGGCGAGAGTCGCGGTCGGCCGCCAGCGCGCCGTTCTTTTCCCGCAACAGTTCCTCAATGACGTCGAACAGGGCGCGAGTCATGGGAGAACCACTCCTTCGTCACAGCAGTCGCGCGCCGGACGCGCGCCGTCGTGAAACGTAAACTGCTGTCCGTACTCATGGTCTCCCACCTCCTCGCCGCCGCATCTGCGCAACAAAAAAGGACCTGCTCCCGCACGGGATGGGGTCCCGAAACGGCGCTCGCACGCGAACCGTAGAACGCCGACGGGGTCGGCTTCAGCGCCACCTCTACGATGGCACGCCCGTTTCGGCTTGTCAAGGATTTCCGGCTGTATGCGCCGCCCACTGAGGCGCTCAACGGAATCGGTTAACCCAAGCACTCGACCAAGCGCTGCACGCCACGGGTGCAGCCTCCCTTGCCGGGTGCAGCCTGGGCGCCGCACCTCTTGCTTCTTTACAGCCCCGCGGTGGTAAGCTACACTTGGAGGGCGGAAATTGATACTGAGTATCAAAAAAGGCGACACGGCGCGTCTCGGCGGCGTTTCGTCGCCGTTGTACGTCCTTGAAGGAGCAGCACGGATGAAGCACTTCAAGCTCGCGCGCAAGGCGCGCACGGCCTGGCTGGCCCTGGCGGGCGCCGCCGTCGCGGCGGCGCTGGCGTTGACGGCTCCGGGCTGGTTCGGTGCGTCCGCCCAGCAGCCCTTGCAGGTCGTGGCCACCACGACGGTGTTCGCTGACCTGGCGGCCAACGTCGCGGGAGAGCGGGCCCACGTGACGGCCCTCATTCCCCCGGGGGCGGACCCGCACACGTGGGAGCCCACCACGGCGCAAATCCGGGCGCTGGCGGGGGCGGACGTCTTTCTCTACAACGGCCTCGGCCTGGAGCCGTGGGTCGACCGCCTCGTGGAAAACGTAGGCCGCCCGGACCTGCTGGTGGTGCGGCTGTCGGAGGGCCTCACGCCCATCGCGGGCGTTAGCTACCAGCTTCCCGGCCGGGCGGGCGCCGGCACCAGAGATGCAGGTGATGAGCAGCACGGCGACGATCATGAGAGCCACGGGCACGCCGAGGGCGACCCGCACTTGTGGCTGGACGTCACCAACGCCATGCACTACGTCCGGCGCATCGCGGAAGCCTTGACGGCCGCAGATCCGGAGGGGGCCGAGTATTACCGCGCCCGGGCGGAGCGCTACCTGGCCGAGCTGGCCGAGCTGGACCGGTGGTTCGCCGCTCAGGTGGAGCGCATCCCGCCGGAAAAGCGAGTGCTGGTGACGTACCACGACGCCTACGCCTACATGGCCCGGCGCTACGGCCTGGAGATCGTCGGCTTTTTCGTGCGCAACCCGGACCGGGAGCCCGCGCCGCGGGAGCTGGCGGACCTGTTGCACATCATCCGCGAGCGCGGCGTGTCGGTCATCTTCGTGGAGCCCCAGGTGAATGCGCGCGTCGCGGAGACGTGGGCCCGGGAGGCCGGCGTGAAAGTGGGCGTGCTATACACCGACGCCTTGACGGCCGAAGTGCCCACTTACATCGATATGATGCGGGCCAACGCCCGGGCCCTGGTGGAAGGGCTGGGCGGTGAGTAGCATGCGGGCGGCCGGTCACGGAAAGCCCTGCATCGAGCTGCGCGGCGTGTCAGTCGCCTACGACGGCCGGCCGGTGCTGGAAAACGTCAGCTGGACGGTGCCCTGCGGCACCATGGCGGCCATCATCGGGCCCAACGGCGGCGGCAAGTCGACGTTGCTGCGCACGCTGGTCGGCCGGCTGAAGCCCGTCCGCGGCAGCGTGCGGGTGCTGGGCGATGATCCGGTGAAAGTGCGCCGGCACATCTCGTATTTGCCGCAAAACGAGGAGATCGAGTGGGGCTTTCCGCTGCGGGCGGTGGACGTGGTCATGCAGGGCCGCCTCGCCTCCACGCCGTGGTGGACGCCGCTCGGACTGGGGCGGAAAAGCCGCGACCGGGAGGCTTACGAGGCGGCCATGGCCGCGCTGGAGCGAGTGCGGCTCGCGGAGCTCGCCTTGCGGCCCGTGGGCGACCTGTCCGGCGGCCAGCGGCAGCGCGTGCTGCTGGCGCGGGCGCTGGTACAAGACGCTCGCCTTATCTTGCTGGACGAACCGGCTACGGGGCTGGATGCGACGGCCCAGCACGACCTGCTGGACATTCTGGAAGAGTTGCGGGACGAAGGCCGCACCATCGTCATCACGACCCACGACCTCAACTGCTTGACGGACTGCTTCGACACCGTCATCGGCATTCGCCGCCGCATCATCTTTTCGGGCCCGCCGGCGGAGACGCTGCGGCCCGACAGGCTGCTGGCCGTCTTCGGCCGCCACATCCCCATGCTGACGGCCGAGGGCCGGGTGACCATTCATGAGCACGATCATTGACTGGCTGCTGGAGCCGTTTCAGTACGGATTCATGGTCCGGGCGTTTCTCGGCGTTTCACTCGTCGCCGTGCTGTCCGGCGTCATCGGCACGTTCATCATGCTGAAAGGCCTCGCCTTCATCGGCGACGCCGTGGCCCACGCCGCGTTCGGCGGGCTGGTGGCGGCCATGCTGCTGGGGTGGCCTCTGCAGGTGGGGGCGCTGGCGGCCGGCCTGGGAACGGCCGTCCTGCTGACGGTGCTGGGCCGCAAGACGACGCTGCGGGCCGACACGTCGCTGGCCATTTTGTTCACCGGCGCCTTCGCGCTGGGCGTGCTGGGCCTGGCCACGCGGCCCAATTTCGCGGGCGATCTGTCGGCCCTGCTGGTGGGCTCGGTGCTGGCTATCGGCCCGGCGGACATCTACTGGATGCTGGCCGCCGCGGCGCTGACAGCGCTGGCCCTGAGCGCCGCGTTTCGCCATCTCGTCTTCGTCGCCTTTGACCCCGCCGGCGCCGAATCGGCCGGGCTGCCGGTGGCGTGGCTCCAGCTGCTCTTGCTCTCGCTGGCCGCGCTGACCGTCGTCGTCGCCCTGCCGGCCGTCGGCGCCGTGCTCGTGGTGGCGCTCCTCATCACCCCGGCCGCAACGGCGTCGCTGTTCAGCCGGCGCATCGAGACCGTCATCGGGCTGGCCGTGGCGCTGGGCCTCGTCGCCACCTGGGTGGGCCTCTATGCCGCCTACTACCTGTCCACCCCGCCCGGCGCCACCATCGTCGTCGTCGCCACGGTGCAATTCGCCATGGCCTTGCTGCTGCGCCGGTTCCGCCGTCCGGCGGCATCTCCGGGCGCGCCGGAGCGGGCGGCATAACGAAGAGGCTGACATTGGCAAACACGAGAGCTTGGCATCGGCAAAGAAGAAGCTTGGCATCGGCAAACAAGAGAGCCTGACACCGGCAAACAAGAAGCCGGCCCGAGCGCCCCGCTCGCGCCGGCTCTTTCGCTTTTCTCCACTCCGAATGGACCGTTGCCTTCGGCCGCTGCTAAGGCACTGCTACTATCGATCCTTGGCGCCCAGCGGCAGCCGGTCCAGCACCTGCGCCAGCGACGCGCCGCCGAGCTCCTCCAGCTCGTAGCGCACCCGCACCGCTGGCTTGTTCAGCTTCAACAGCTTGCCCAGGTCGATGGGCGTGCCGATAACCACCGCGTCCGCCGGCGTCGCGTTGATGGTAGCCTCCAGCTCCTTCATCTGCTGCGCGCCGTAGCCCATAGCCGGCAGCAGCGCGCCCAGCTGCGTGTACTTCTTGTACACTTGCTGCAGCGACCCCACCGCGTACGGCCGCGGGTCGACCAGCGTCGCGCCCAGCCGCT is part of the Bacillota bacterium genome and harbors:
- a CDS encoding zinc ABC transporter substrate-binding protein yields the protein MKHFKLARKARTAWLALAGAAVAAALALTAPGWFGASAQQPLQVVATTTVFADLAANVAGERAHVTALIPPGADPHTWEPTTAQIRALAGADVFLYNGLGLEPWVDRLVENVGRPDLLVVRLSEGLTPIAGVSYQLPGRAGAGTRDAGDEQHGDDHESHGHAEGDPHLWLDVTNAMHYVRRIAEALTAADPEGAEYYRARAERYLAELAELDRWFAAQVERIPPEKRVLVTYHDAYAYMARRYGLEIVGFFVRNPDREPAPRELADLLHIIRERGVSVIFVEPQVNARVAETWAREAGVKVGVLYTDALTAEVPTYIDMMRANARALVEGLGGE
- a CDS encoding manganese ABC transporter permease gives rise to the protein MSTIIDWLLEPFQYGFMVRAFLGVSLVAVLSGVIGTFIMLKGLAFIGDAVAHAAFGGLVAAMLLGWPLQVGALAAGLGTAVLLTVLGRKTTLRADTSLAILFTGAFALGVLGLATRPNFAGDLSALLVGSVLAIGPADIYWMLAAAALTALALSAAFRHLVFVAFDPAGAESAGLPVAWLQLLLLSLAALTVVVALPAVGAVLVVALLITPAATASLFSRRIETVIGLAVALGLVATWVGLYAAYYLSTPPGATIVVVATVQFAMALLLRRFRRPAASPGAPERAA